A window from Malania oleifera isolate guangnan ecotype guangnan chromosome 7, ASM2987363v1, whole genome shotgun sequence encodes these proteins:
- the LOC131159502 gene encoding cell wall / vacuolar inhibitor of fructosidase 2-like gives MNAPPTSFLMMLVSSITISMTLFISSPAHAAPSELVRSACNSTNNYTFCVGALESDHRTASASRLGPLSIIALDLAMSNATKTQRYMANLASRSKAKPNVREALEACVENYRGVIGSFRSAAGEVKVKEYMMANYDSAVAGDGASLCDKKLAARGVRNPSLLERNLHIHYFSNIGFVITGKLY, from the coding sequence ATGAATGCTCCTCCAACTTCTTTCCTCATGATGCTTGTGAGCAGCATCACCATCTCCATGACTCTCTTCATCTCGTCTCCTGCTCATGCAGCTCCCTCCGAGCTGGTCCGCAGCGCGTGCAACTCGACAAATAACTACACGTTCTGCGTCGGCGCGCTCGAGTCGGACCATCGAACCGCATCGGCATCGCGTCTCGGTCCCCTCTCCATCATAGCACTGGACTTGGCCATGTCCAATGCTACAAAAACTCAACGGTATATGGCAAACCTGGCCAGCCGCAGCAAGGCCAAGCCCAATGTGAGGGAAGCTCTTGAAGCTTGTGTGGAGAATTACAGAGGGGTGATTGGATCGTTTAGGAGTGCAGCAGGTGAAGTTAAAGTGAAGGAGTACATGATGGCAAACTATGACTCCGCAGTTGCTGGGGATGGTGCCAGCCTTTGTGATAAGAAGCTGGCTGCTCGTGGGGTGAGAAATCCATCACTGCTGGAGAGGAATCTGCACATCCATTATTTTAGCAATATTGGATTTGTGATTACTGGGAAACTATATTaa
- the LOC131159734 gene encoding uncharacterized protein LOC131159734: MEKVSPDCPYPGCFFCVMKEANPSKRRASILKFFRELPLQDDDGQVLPISGLWNTAMAHPNDPEFIELGIFECMAALIWKGLKNCRWLSHDQNIYIPYYAAHIIGSYTMNMEEFAESAVHAGVIPPLVELLRGRLTWVEQRVAVRALGHLATYASTFPAVASHGEILELSIQLAMSSLEIVYSHFYQYVDIRLSYHCDLLTRGMGGVEMESRKAEEWASQLQCWSLQLINCFAFKPEFLSIICKPEFLMKLPGMWGGLVNENSPAGIGLLRTICHHKLGRGPVGSCSGIVEALCNIARSSDDWQYMAVDCLLWLFQDTSTCHKVIDKAVSVLVDLSEISTLGDHKKLGDSIVNVLQECIQSQGAGRITNRTKELIEEVLNSRQRLKWEKTMPKEDLHIKQAAALVVKLEGNSLFSSGNISGAASKYSEALALCPMRSKKERVVLYSNRAQCYLLMQQPLAAISDATRALCLHNPLNRHAKSLWRRAQAYDMLGLAKESLLDAILFINECSQSNDPDLSLRQNKVPDYAERLVKKQMRAAWLFRDAAIKHGGVHCEGDAGDIYGPETDDSEWETASESDGENDGRDEIGGDDCEWKNGDDRKDKYDKPSVKDIKHGYNMQLVEDEP, from the exons ATGGAAAAAGTATCTCCTGACTGTCCATATCCAGGATGCTTCTTCTGTGTCATGAAGGAAGCAAATCCAAGTAAGCGCAGAGCAAGTATTcttaaatttttcagggaacttCCTTTGCAGGACGATGATGGTCAAGTTCTCCCAATCAGTGGTCTTTGGAACACTGCCATGGCACATCCTAATGACCCCGAGTTTATTGAATTAGGAATATTTGAGTGCATGGCTGCACTAATATGGAAGGGTTTGAAGAACTGCCGCTGGCTTTCTCAtgatcaaaatatatatattccttattatGCGGCACACATCATTGGGTCTTACACGATGAACATGGAAGAGTTTGCTGAAAGTGCTGTGCATGCTGGGGTAATTCCTCCATTAGTTGAACTTCTGAGAGGGAGGCTGACTTGGGTTGAGCAGAGAGTGGCAGTTCGAGCTTTAGGACACTTAGCTACTTATGCCAGCACTTTTCCTGCTGTAGCAAGTCATGGGGAAATCCTTGAACTTTCCATTCAGCTGGCAATGAGTTCATTAGAAATTGTTTACTCTCATTTTTACCAGTATGTTGACATAAGGCTGAGTTATCACTGTGATCTGCTTACACGTGGCATGGGTGGTGTTGAAATGGAGTCAAGAAAGGCAGAGGAATGGGCTAGTCAGTTGCAGTGCTGGTCCCTTCAGCTTATTAATTGCTTTGCATTTAAACCTGAGTTTCTTTCTATTATATGCAAGCCTGAGTTTTTAATGAAGCTACCGGGCATGTGGGGTGGACTTGTTAATGAAAATTCACCAGCTGGTATTGGCTTATTACGAACAATTTGTCATCATAAGCTTGGAAGGGGTCCTGTTGGTAGCTGTTCAGGTATTGTTGAAGCATTGTGTAACATTGCCCGCTCATCAGATGATTGGCAATATATGGCTGTTGATTGTCTTCTATGGTTGTTCCAAGATACAAGTACTTGCCATAAG GTGATTGATAAGGCAGTTTCGGTGCTAGTAGACCTTTCGGAGATCTCAACTCTTGGGGACCACAAAAAACTTGGGGATTCTATTGTTAATGTTCTTCAGGAATGCATCCAATCACAAGGGGCAGGACGTATCACTAACCGCACAAAAGAGCTGATTGAGGAAGTTTTAAATTCCAGACAGAGATTGAAATGGGAAAAGACCATGCCAAAAGAAGATCTCCATATTAAACAGGCAGCTGCACTTGTTGTCAAGCTTGAAGGAAATTCCTTGTTCTCGTCAGGAAATATATCTGGAGCTGCATCAAAATACTCAGAAGCACTGGCATTGTGCCCAATGAGGTCCAAAAAAGAAAGAGTTGTGCTGTACAGCAATCGAGCTCAGTGTTATCTTTTGATGCAACAACCCTTGGCAGCCATAAGTGATGCTACACGTGCACTTTGTCTCCATAATCCTCTTAATCGTCATGCCAAAAGCCTTTGGAGACGAGCTCAGGCTTATGACATGCTTGGGTTAGCCAAAGAGAGTTTGTTGGATGCCATTTTGTTTATAAATGAGTGTTCTCAGTCGAATGACCCTGATCTCTCCTTGAGGCAAAACAAGGTTCCTGATTATGCTGAGCGATTAGTTAAGAAGCAGATGCGTGCTGCTTGGTTATTCAGGGATGCAGCTATTAAACATGGAGGTGTCCACTGTGAGGGTGATGCTGGTGATATCTATGGTCCAGAGACTGATGATTCTGAATGGGAGACTGCGAGTGAAAGTGATGGAGAAAATGATGGAAGAGATGAAATTGGTGGTGATGATTGTGAATGGAAGAATGGGGATGATAGGAAAGACAAGTATGATAAACCTTCTGTTAAAG ACATAAAGCATGGATACAATATGCAGCTTGTGGAAGATGAGCCATGA